Part of the Nymphalis io chromosome 8, ilAglIoxx1.1, whole genome shotgun sequence genome, ttcgagCGAAGAGCGCGCTTATGAGTCTCTCTTAGGAGAGTGAAACGCTCTTTAAGATAGAAGGGTGTCGCTGGATTAAAAAGAATAGAATAGAGAAGAGATAAAatgtgagtattcctgcgaaggcGAATAGGGAGCCACTTGAGTTTTTGGCGAAATTCGGAAACATGATCATATTTGCGCAAACCAAATATGAACCGTATACATAGGTTTTGTAATCGCTCAAGTTTGTTTAATTGCTCCTCACTTAAGTTAGTGTAACAAGTGTCAGCATAGTCAAGAATCGGTAGAAGGAGAGATTGTGTTAGCGTAACTTTAGTTGGAATGGGTAGaaagttttaaaagtttaaagttttattattataaatgaaagggCTTAAATCAGTACATGATACCTTGTGTGAGGTTACTTACTTTCACGGTAGCATatgaaagcgatcccgtgacgctcctCGGGGTAAAAGACGGAAGACGGAAaggctggttttttagtgggtattccgatgttcggagcgcactcggcgccttggacatcggcgagccccacataccccccactgttcccgtggaggaaacACGTAACGCGTTtatccagcgataaaaaaggggTTACTtacttaacaatatatttaaaagtattattattttagcggCTACGGCTATACTCTGAACATTAAGATGTGTTAAGTTGATACAAGTAAACTTTCTATGTATAAGATGATAAATAATAGTTGGTACATAAGATTTTCAGGCAAGTATATTTACTTTGTTTCGTACCCATCAGAGCGCGATTTATTTCGAAGTCGGGTTTtagttttaaactatttttttatttacttgtcaACCAATGAcgcagtataaaatttatttattatttgaaggcAACGTTATTATGCAAtgttaaacacaaattaatataaaaataaggaatACTTTTGTAAAACGATTATAAGCTTTTAACTGTAAACATTTTGATTTATGTAACACCGGATTAATGAGCCTAGTGATTGATGGCTTGTGGTCACCAAAGACCATAGAGATAAAGATTTGTACGGTAAGAATTGAAAACTATTTCAAACATTAAATAACAATGAATAGTGGTagctatccagacgggcttgcacaaagccctaaaacCAAGTAAAAATAATGACGCGGACGGAGTCACAGTGAAAAGCTAGTATTTTTAGtacttattaaagaaaataattcagTTCCGTCATGCGGAAGATGCTACCTAAGCGTTTGCTATGAATAACATTTGGcacgttttgttttattttgtttgcggattaataattgaatatttttgtataaatgccATGGGCAGGAGAATTTTCACATCACATTCAAGGTAGCACGATCATGAAGACTCTAATTGTGCTATGTTCTTTGGTAACGATAACGGTAGCGGTACCAACGCTATCTCGAgggaattttaataattatgaaactgTAATTGAAGATTTTCCTGAGAAAATCATACGGGAGAAAAAGTCACCTCTGCACGATTCTCCCCAAGACCTGACAGTTAACGATGGCAAGGAAATTTCACAAGAACGTATCAATCAGAAGACAGAAACATCAACCTTAGAAAAATCTAAAGTTGGTTTTAGTAAGccgataattataaagaaaaaattggGATATCATGTTTACCGGGATTCTGATGAAGAAATGGCTCATGCTGATCCCAATGAAAATTGTAGAAAGCAATTTAAAGTGAAACTATGTGACAATGAACCTTTATTGAATTCTCATTCTAATAATGTTATAACATCGGAACATCCGCatgaaaatatttcagataaagaAATGgaaaaaagcataaaaatgGCGAAAGATGCTGTGGAAAAATTACAAAGAGATCTATTTAAAATGGAACAAAATAAAGGAAAGTTTAGTAATTCTAAGGAAAATTTAGAATCAGATATGGTATTGCAACAAGATATTGAAACGGCAAAAAGTGCTTTAGAACATATTCAAAATAGCATTGGTAATTTTGAATCAATAGATTTTCAAGCAAGTGATCCAAAAGCAGAAGAAAGCCAATTGCCAAAATCTAGCGATGCAAAAGCAATAACTGAATGGAAAGAAACTATaggaaatatttacaaaagtgtTGAGATTCCGAGAAATATCGAAGATGCCttcaaaaatgaaaaacaaaatgtaattaaatctgACAATATTAACGTTCCGGAAATGAGAGAAAATCAAATATTAGATGATCAGCGAAAAGATCAGATTAGTATACAATCTATGAAGGCAGTAAACGAAGAAAACAATACaaagcttaatttaaaatcaaaagacGACCAAAATACAAATGCAGAGCATGACATGTTTGTTTCAACAACAGATCATAAAGAATCAATAATGAAACTACACAGTGATAGTTTAACACGCGATTCAGATGTCTTCACAAATGATTCAAATTTTGAAAATGAGAAAAAGATACATATGCTAATGCCAAAGCCTGAAGAGGAAGACGAAAATGACAAAGACATGTCAGCAAGGCAACATaatgatgaaattttttttaagactGCAGTACAAGtagaaaaaaacctttttaatacattaacgAAGAATAGTgacataaatgaaataattaatgaaaaaacggAAACACGGCCGCTGGTAAGTAAAAATCTATCGTCTGAACAAAAAACGGACTCAATTAAGTCCGAAGGGGAATTTGCTAACGCTAAACAAACTTTGAGCGAAGCCTTAGATGTAAGTGGGacagaacaaaaaaatattgagcaTCTGAAACACAGATTTTCAGACGACGATAATAGACATTCCAGTGATGTAAAAATGACCTTACTAAAACCAGTACAAATGAAAGATTCTCCAAATGTGTTAGATAATAATTCATCACcccaaaaaaatattgatatccCAGATAATAAGTTTCTTGATAAAGCTGATGTAACTGATACATTTAATGCACGTGTATCTCATGAACAACTTGAGAATATTCAACAATCTTTGCCGTCTATACCAGCTCATAAGTCAGCAGAAAATTGTAATGCAGACCATATATCCAATGAGTTTTCGAAAACGCAAACGACTGACAGTCATAACATAGATAATTTGCTTAATGAAAATCACGAAACGCAAGATTTTCCTTCAAAGCACTTGACTCAACAAACAGAACAAAAAGATCAATTGCTGCAAGCTTCAAAATCCCATCTCCAAAATACGCAATTACCAACTATGAATATAGAAGACCATTTGAATGAACGCAATAACTTTAATGAGCTACCTTTTATGAATTTCGCTGAAGagaaatatttgaatgaaaatgtACCGCagcatataaaatcattttcggAATCAAATAATGTACACAGCATTACTCCATCAACCAAAACTAACGAATTTAGAAATCAACAAATGGCGaatgaatatatgaaatatttgaatgaaaatgtACCGCagcatataaaatcattttcggAATCAAATAATGTACACAGCATTACTCCATCAACCAAAACTAACGAATTTAGAAATCAACAAATGGCGAATgaatatttgaatgaaaatgtACCGCagcatataaaatcattttcggAATCAAATAATGTACACAGCATTACTCCATCAACCAAAACTAACGAATTTAGAAATCAACAAATGGCGaatgaatatatgaaatatttgaatgaaaatgtACCGCagcatataaaatcattttcggAATCAAATAATGTACACAGCATTACTCCATCAACCAAAACTAACGAATTTAGAAATCAACAAATGGCGAATGAATATATGAAGGCACGCATGCACCAAATTCATAACATGGAACAACAATTACGCGAAAACCATAGATTCGACGATTTTATTTCAATGCCATCAGCTTCTAGGAAACAACATATCGATAATTTGTCAGAACAATTTAAAAGTGAAGCAGAATTTCACAATGATCAGCTCTTACCTGCTTTCTCAAAAACCAATGGATTAAGAAACGGACAAACCGATCTCAATAGACATACAAGTATGCATCTAATAGAAGACCATAATCTAGGACATGAGCTATCTGATACTCAACATTTAAATGACCCATTTTTGTTACGTTGGGCTCaagaaaaacaacaaaatgACAATTTAGCACAAACATTTGATGGTGCCACGGAACTTAATCGCGAGTCACATATGAGTGATCATTTACTTGAGCACATGCCCACTAAtagatttagtaataattttgaaGATAACACTCACGATGTATTTCCTATGAGGCCAAGAATGCATGAACATTTACATATGATGAAACATCCTAAAACATATGACATGGATAGTTCAATGCAGCAAAGCATGCATATTGGTATGAGAGACAGTAATATACCATTGGAccatcatcatcaccatcatAATCATGGTTTGGCGAGATCAAGCTATTCACCAAGTCTACCTATCGGTAATTCTAGTCCGGGAGCTGTAGGTGTATTCTCTGAGGCAAATACTGGTTGTGGTATACCATTATTGTTGAGCTGTTCCCCATCTGTTGTTTCCGGAAGTTTAGCAAAAGCACAGCCAACAGGAATATCATCACCAGCGTACAGATCAGGAGATGAATTAATGTACTACATGAAACGTGATGCTAATGATATTGAAGGtctaaaaaatgttaaagtacATAAGCCATCGAAATCTTTCAACCGTTAAACGAAATTGACCTTTATTTAATGACAGGGTctataaatttagtaaaaaataagatGCAGAGTTAAGCAATACAGCGTTTGTATAACGAAATTTGTATTTCTCATAATAGTTTTAGTACTAAATGCATCACAaatgcttaataaaattataactatacaCGATATGGTTTTTATTGACGGTATTTATACACctctattgtattaatttaagagttagataaagttttaatttttatatcatatgacTGTGAAACCTTAAtcaaacttttaattatatttcataaaaaataaattaatcacacgataatataataattacaagaaGAAATCTTGTACTCGTTTAACTAATAcgactataaaattaatttatatttacgatTTCTAGCTCTTTtctatatgttaattatgtctTATTAAATTTAGTACTTGTGTCAATATCAATAAGATATACGCGAATGATAGTATTGATACCAATATGAATAAGACACTGGTATACTACCagtaacagattaaaaatgatttaatatctcgataaatattgaatatatctagtattaaatactaatttactGTGTTAAAATTACCTATACTTTAAGatatgctattatttatttataaagaaaagacatcataatcatataattttgaatttaacttatataatattaatatacacaaatatgttATAGAGACTTGTTTTGGTATAATGCAgtgactttaaaattaaaataaaatattatcaatgagAAAACCAAAGTATTAGCAATAATAGAGAAATACTAAATGgaaaaaacaacattaaaaaaaaacctctaaatttttatactattacGTTAGTACGTAGGTATATttctaataacattttttaaattgattcatCGTTTATAAATGGCCTCttgcattaaattttaataagcatgtgtaatatgatatgatatgaaattCGATGACATTATATGAATTAAGTGTTATTCAATGAAACAGTTTTTGCGCTGTAAATAGTTATCATAAAACTATTCATCATGTCgcatagtttattaaaaaaattttgtttgttaacaacaataatctgtataatattatgtgaaaAAATTGTCGAAAGTCAAGAAACTGCGATAATAGAAGCCTTATCCGCAgaaaatgatgaaaataaaagGTACAATAATGTGGATTTAACTTCATGGGAAATAtgttttgaaaatgaaaatttgaaCCATTCAGAAACAGATGACCAAACAGAAATGATACCTTATAGTTTGTCACCAACACAGGATTTCTATCTTCAACCGAATTTTCAACGAGATGACAAAACTATTAGCTCTCATACATATCAAGTGGACGCGTTAACCAATTTGAAATCTTCTGGTATGAGTCTAAGAAGATACGACGGGGTATTATATCCCTATACACATTCCAATATGCTTTCTTCATTTAATACTATACCGCCAGTGAGATATCTACCCCCAGTTTATTCTCCTCTTCATGATACATTTTTATCTGAAAAAAGAGATTCTGATCAAGGTTCTATCGAGAACGTTCGACCACCGAGAGTTGAAAATGATTTTTGGGAGCAGCTACAGTACGAttctattatgaaaaatattttgccgACAATGCCTATGTTTCTTCGGAATACTGAAACTCTAACaccaagaaaaaaatatccgtACTATGTTTCAATTCTATCTTTGTGCTCGCCTGGAATGATTTATAGCCGACCAAGTTTAGATGGTGAGATAGAACTGCCAATACCATATGCCTATACATATAGTTTCGTGGGGAATAGAAATTTTCCCGATCATGTTGATTCTTACAATaggaatgaaaataaaattaaaaaaatgtaagtcgttaactaatttaataaggtaggtacataaaaatattattctttattattttatatgatattgttaGATGTATGAGAACAAttgttgtaagtatgtttagtatattataacGAATCTAACGATATTGTAGGAAAATTAAGGCTCTTAAAATTTtggttatttattatcttttagaTTAACTTCGGTGACGCatatatacgatatattatGGCACCCCTTAAAGGCTCAGAGGATACCGATAGGTTTAGTGGGTCTTTTGTTTCACATACCTCTCCGCTTCGTAAAAGGGAGACGCGTTAATGCAAACGCATAAAGTAGTAAAATCAAAATTGGTgaggttatttaaaaattaattaaaattgcccTAGTATTGTAAGCTGTTCCGTTCATAATAACTTATTGTCAGCTTATAGTATCGCTAATTCTATAATAAGCTTATCGCTGGTTAGAATTAACCGGTAACGTATATTTTctcaaaattaaacaattatatgttttcattttattatttagttgcaAATTtcttatgtatattgtttaatgtaaacgtaatattatattcctGGTATTAATACTTAACAttgacatacattttaatcacGACAGGACGTGATAAGGAGTCTTAGAAAGATTCTTagaaagattaataaataataaagcatttGCGtctaattatatgaaatatcatgtaaataataataataataagcttaaggaataaaaaataaagctattGTACAGGCTATtttcgtaaataatttttaatacgaaaattataactataaattaatttccagTAAACATTTAATtcctttttaaaatactaattatattgatttaatttcatttaaatacttcaatatataactacatatataatataccaaagTTAGTATTATACTTATAAGTACTCAGTACATAAAACTCGTACTCGTAGTTGTAGTTTTTACAgtagttagatttttttaatgtaaaagagagttttattgtaaaaaatatacgagaatttgttataatattaaaaatttgcattttttttacagaCGAAGCCATATGCCCACCGGGGGAAATGATGGGCACAAACCTGCAATGCATTATGCGACGCCACACTACCATGACCAATGATAAGCAGTGGCAGTACTATggagaataagaaaaaaatataaacaaattatgttttaatcagCTTTAAGATTAaacttttatcaatatattttttatatttttttttcaatttttacaaTGATCCCtttgaatattacattatatacatctaGCACATTTCTCATTCAGATGTGTCTAACAAAATCGaaacatactttattaaagAAAGTTCTTATAAGCACTACACCCAAAACGACCACCAGTTCGGAATGTTAATTCTACCGAGAAgtaccggcaagaaactcagtatttaCTCTTCTATTTTAGAGAATAGTcaactgtatataaataaatatatatgtatacaatatgtCAAAGTTTTCTATCTGTTATGCTGGTTTCCGCATGATGTTTTCTTATACCACCGTGCAAGAGAttagaaaaacaaatttaagcacatggaaattcaatGATGTTGGATTTGGACACAttatcttcgtttaagatttaagtgttctaaccactgggtcatctagTCTTTTTAGttgattttattgtaatcaGTACCATCATACCAGCAATAGGTATAACTAATAtactcgttttttttatagaattatgtcataaatattacatacagaCGTGTACATATAACAAATCATAATGATTATTGTTGACGAAAGGAAAGGGCAATGTATTCCAGTTTTGCACATGTTAGcactttatttgattataaaagataaagtaAAAGGAACGTAAGACTGATTACGTTGAAAACAGAGATTATCTAGAATTGATTACAAAATACACGCCTGTGTTTACATTTAACACATAATAATATGGTGTTTCACGGCATCGTGAAATTTCTACATAAACGCATTCATATTATGGTTTcctattcttaatatttatttattataacgtcgaagaaataaggaaaatattaattcgcatagaataatattttacggttgagtaattaagtgagttcttacagagtagcatTGCATATCCTGTTATATatacgataataatataataagcaattGAAATCTTAATAAGGCGGGATTTACCAATCAATGTTCATTAAGTaatttgggaaaaaaaaattaaaccgacTTTTTTGTTTGAATTCGAAGACTTTCGAGCCTTTGAGTTTAATGTGAATCAAGTAGCCGCCTACAATTTTGAATGCACGTTCTTCAACAGTAGAAAATCCCAAGAAAATGGGAACATGCGTCAATTGTATACTTTGAATATTACATGTGTTATAACTAATTGTGTATGAAGTTATTCATTCGTTATTGCGTCATAAAATGACGAAGTGGGATGTTTAGCTCGTATAAAGAGCCAGCTTGGCGTCAGGACGCGAGTCTGTCAATACGCAGTGACGTAAATAACAAGGGCATTGATAtctttttgattatatattaaaaactacgcTTCCCAACTCATATCAGTAAATAATTTGTTGGCACGAAAGAAGGAGCTCATAAAATTCACAATGAAACTTATAACTTGCGTGTTATTAATGTTGCTTGCCGTTTTATCTCAAGCAAGACATATACATCCAAGTGATCGTCTAGATGTATTACCCGAAGAAATTTTGTTGGAAGAAGTGAACAATGAAGGAGACCAGACAATTGTaagttattcaattaattttacgttTGCGCGAATTGAAGATCGTGCGAAGGAAAAGTTTTCTacaatttttttagaatataaattatcCAGACAGTACCTTAAAGAGTATTgacgaatgaatgaataaatttaatatttagtatcgagaattattattaagaaattgaagaaataaattatataataaaaaaaattgtattcaacGTTAATAAGTTACACAAATCAATTcccattgttttgttttatactatGCGTATCGACTTCGGTACTTATGAtttgcaatttaattataaaatttgataatattacgAATTTATAACTTATTCTGGCATTTGATATTATTCACATTTATCAAATCTTAATccttaagatatatttatttcagtaaacagataaaaaagtaataa contains:
- the LOC126770389 gene encoding putative leucine-rich repeat-containing protein DDB_G0290503; protein product: MKTLIVLCSLVTITVAVPTLSRGNFNNYETVIEDFPEKIIREKKSPLHDSPQDLTVNDGKEISQERINQKTETSTLEKSKVGFSKPIIIKKKLGYHVYRDSDEEMAHADPNENCRKQFKVKLCDNEPLLNSHSNNVITSEHPHENISDKEMEKSIKMAKDAVEKLQRDLFKMEQNKGKFSNSKENLESDMVLQQDIETAKSALEHIQNSIGNFESIDFQASDPKAEESQLPKSSDAKAITEWKETIGNIYKSVEIPRNIEDAFKNEKQNVIKSDNINVPEMRENQILDDQRKDQISIQSMKAVNEENNTKLNLKSKDDQNTNAEHDMFVSTTDHKESIMKLHSDSLTRDSDVFTNDSNFENEKKIHMLMPKPEEEDENDKDMSARQHNDEIFFKTAVQVEKNLFNTLTKNSDINEIINEKTETRPLVSKNLSSEQKTDSIKSEGEFANAKQTLSEALDVSGTEQKNIEHLKHRFSDDDNRHSSDVKMTLLKPVQMKDSPNVLDNNSSPQKNIDIPDNKFLDKADVTDTFNARVSHEQLENIQQSLPSIPAHKSAENCNADHISNEFSKTQTTDSHNIDNLLNENHETQDFPSKHLTQQTEQKDQLLQASKSHLQNTQLPTMNIEDHLNERNNFNELPFMNFAEEKYLNENVPQHIKSFSESNNVHSITPSTKTNEFRNQQMANEYMKYLNENVPQHIKSFSESNNVHSITPSTKTNEFRNQQMANEYLNENVPQHIKSFSESNNVHSITPSTKTNEFRNQQMANEYMKYLNENVPQHIKSFSESNNVHSITPSTKTNEFRNQQMANEYMKARMHQIHNMEQQLRENHRFDDFISMPSASRKQHIDNLSEQFKSEAEFHNDQLLPAFSKTNGLRNGQTDLNRHTSMHLIEDHNLGHELSDTQHLNDPFLLRWAQEKQQNDNLAQTFDGATELNRESHMSDHLLEHMPTNRFSNNFEDNTHDVFPMRPRMHEHLHMMKHPKTYDMDSSMQQSMHIGMRDSNIPLDHHHHHHNHGLARSSYSPSLPIGNSSPGAVGVFSEANTGCGIPLLLSCSPSVVSGSLAKAQPTGISSPAYRSGDELMYYMKRDANDIEGLKNVKVHKPSKSFNR
- the LOC126769873 gene encoding uncharacterized protein LOC126769873, giving the protein MSHSLLKKFCLLTTIICIILCEKIVESQETAIIEALSAENDENKRYNNVDLTSWEICFENENLNHSETDDQTEMIPYSLSPTQDFYLQPNFQRDDKTISSHTYQVDALTNLKSSGMSLRRYDGVLYPYTHSNMLSSFNTIPPVRYLPPVYSPLHDTFLSEKRDSDQGSIENVRPPRVENDFWEQLQYDSIMKNILPTMPMFLRNTETLTPRKKYPYYVSILSLCSPGMIYSRPSLDGEIELPIPYAYTYSFVGNRNFPDHVDSYNRNENKIKKIRSHMPTGGNDGHKPAMHYATPHYHDQ